The region AAACTTTTGGCAATGTATGTAATCTGGATTACATAAATGACAGTTGGATGTAAGTTGTATGTTAtggaatgaaaaatggttttatggATACCTAATGTTTGAGCAATGTACAATTGGAAGTGTATGATGTGAGCAAATGAAGGATGTTTTTCAACATAACATAATGACCAAAATGGATGTAATTTATACATCAACAAAACAAACCGAAATTGGCCAAAGTGTTAACAATGCAACCATATTGTatattgtttacaaaataaagagcATATTAACAAATTTACCAAAAAGGACTTCCTAACAAATTTTCCCAAATAGCACATATAATTGCTTAAATCCTAACCAATCTAATCCAAAGTAAGAGGTTTTTCTAGAGCCATTCCTATTCCCTTCTTGTCCACCATAATTTTCTtcaacatgttttcaatgatccTTTCAGAAGGTTTTCTTGATCTAACCCTAACTTGAGTATCGTCAACTCCTTCTTCATCATCCTCAGCTCCATCTTCGTCATTGTCCTCCTGTGTTTCTTTAACTCCATCTTCATAGTTACTCTCCTCCTTGTTTTCATCATTGTCCTCCTGTTTTTATGGTACATGTTCACTCTCCAAAGGCACATCCTTGCATAGTTGCATGGGAAAAAATACAAGTTAGTTATGttattgaaaaataaattttacctttgtaacttttttggattggtgaaGCAAAGCATCAAATTCTTTAAGTTGTGATTGGGTGATGTTAATACATAAAAGGATCTCTGCTTCATTATCTTTTGACTCTCTAAGGTAACTCAACTCATGCAGTATTTGATCCATATCAGTCATATCAAGACCATCCCCTTCAACATCAACCTCAATATTTTTTTGGAATATATTCACTATCAATAATAGGTGTTGTTCATCATCCTTAACTCCATCTTCATCATTTTCCTCTTGTGTTTCTTCAACATCaatcttaatatttttttgtggGACAAATTCACTCTCAACATCAGGTGTTGTTTGGGTGATAAATTGACGCTCAATCCCATGTTCTTTTTTTTTGGATATCCCAAAACTTTCACATTTTTCATAAACACTAGTAGACCTTCTTCCACTACCTCTACTACCCCTTTTTGATCCTCTCCCACCTCTTGTGCAATTGGTCAATTCTAGATTCAACCTTGGCCTTCCAATTTTCTTCTTAGGCTTTGGTGTAGGGTTGATTGAGGCATTCTTACAACATAATTTATTGTGCCCCCTTTGCATATAATTCCGATATTGGACAGTTTTGTGCTTAGAGGAGACTGGGGAGAACCTGTCTTCATGCTCAAAAATATGCCTTTTCCTTTTCATACAAGGCCTTCCTGGCATCCTTCTTTCAACAAGTGGCAGTGGTTTAGTGTAGGGTGTTTGTTCCCACATATTACTTCCATTAACAAGAAGGATGTTAGACTCATATGTAgcaaaaaacttgtccttaccaAACCATGTGCTGATGAAGCTAGCTAGATCttgttgtgtgtaatttatgGTTGCTTGGGCATGGGTACAGGTATCCCAAACAATTCTCAAAATATGCATGGACAATACATCCCCTCTAAGTTCTCCATATGAGTAGAAGCCATTTCTCACTTCATAAGCATTCAAACCACTTGGATGAACATATCAACTCCTGcaaacacaataatagtttttgtTAGTATACATATTGATAATTGTAATACCAATTTTATGATACTTACTTGATATCAGTATCAAACTCATCCATTTTATTAATAGATCCTGGATATACATCATTCACCCATTTACGTGCACCTTGCTTCAAGTTATAGAACCTTTCCATTACATATCGTCTAATCTCCTCAAGCATGGCCAACAAAGGCTTCTTTTAGGCATCAGGTATGATGGCATTAAAACACTCCGCCATTCCATTTTCAACAGCCTCATGGGCCATTCCACCTTTAAAAAATGCCATGCACCAAGATTTAGGCTCCCTTGCCATCAAATGATCATAAGCCGCAGGATTGACTTCTTTGACCTTCTCCATATTCAATTTGAAGTCTCCCTCAACAGTTGACTTGGCAACTGTCCAAAACATATTCTTGAACTCTATATCACTAAAGACCTTTCTGAAATTTGCATACACATGTCTTGCACATTGTCTGTGCTCCACATGTGGCAGTACAACTTTTAGACCTTCCAAAAGACCGTATCAATTACATTAAAACATTTCATTAGTAACTATTTGATACAtgtacactacaagaaaaaaggccttttacgacgctcattgcgcgtcgtaaatggctcagacgacgcgcaaatgcgtgtcaaggaaggccatgtcataaagatagacgacgcgcatttgcgcgtcgtctagagacgacgcgcatttacgacgcgcatttacgacacgcatttacgacgcgcggttacgacacgcaatgcgtatcaaggaaggccctgtcataaaggaagacgacacgcattcgcgtgtcgtaaccttacgacgcgcgtgttaatgacacgcaatgcgtatcaagaaagcccctgtcaagaaaggccatgtcataaatgaagatgacacacatttttgcgtatcgtaattttaaattaaaaaaaaaaattatttatggatttacttattttcatattaaatttgcattttatgtcacataatggaaaataaaataccatatacaaataatacaatgcattgcacaaaagttaatgttatacaaataatcattcgaatagtagacaaatgtaatactacaaataatcattccaatagtagacaaatgtaagatttcaacattttttatataattaactaaattattagccaaatttcctaaaataccaacatacttttctatgaagagcattaacactattcttttccatcaaaaacttcaaaacctgcataattaatttaatgtttaatcagctacaggtcaataaggtaggtttaagcaaaagaggttcatagtagtaagattttacttaccactgttgttaatgacattgaaagaagcagcccaacaaacaccccctcagaaggattattactaaatgaaaccacaaacaaagttaaaaagtcaagtattttgtgacaaccccggAACCAGGGGCAAGGCTGTTTTTACCCATGGTATGACCTAATACATGATAATAAAGACttgtttaacaaaaagaaaaatgatttctcacgtgacatcactattaagaattgatgaaagaGGGTACTCCACACTGTATTGCCAACAAGCTTGACACCAACACCTAAAAGCTGGAAAAAACAAtaacagaaataaaaataaatgtaagatTTGAGATAACAGATGCATAATTCACATGTCTACTTTTACCAATTTATTTTATGCAACATATATGCAGCTGACATGAATgaattatacaacaagttaggagtaAAATAATGGATGGTTGCATATTTAGTATGATAAATAAAGAGATTTGTGGCATAAGGgtgcataaataataaaaagcaaaaaggaagaggaaagctgacttacataatcagcaaatttctgaattggtgcttttaacataatacataagagtggTCCCGAAGGGATAGCTGGCAGCAAAAAATCTCAGGCAAAAAAAATTCCAGGAGAAAACAGTTAGTACCTCAAAAGCAAAGGTTTTATAGGGTTAGGCATGCACCAGCAAGACAGGGACTAAGATTATAAGTGATGTGAATGAGACATAGTAATTAAAGGAATTTTTGTTACCATTGTTCCATGCATAGTGGTTGGGGTAGAGTGTTTTTCCATCACTGTTAACACGGAAGGGTCCAAGTTCTTCCATGGCTCCATATCCAAACAACAAGCATCCTAGCCCAGTAGAATACCTTCATTAATAGTGGTTCGATCTTACTCTAAATTTTGGTGCATTTGGATGATGATCTTTAGAATCTCCATTATGATTCATGAATATTCTAATTAATTTGGTATTGTAGAATGTAGATTGGTATCTGCATTATTAAAGTTCATAGGACTTACTACTGACtcacttttctttttttaatcattAGCCTTATGCAGCTCTCAAAGCTAGAGAATATCTTGATAAGCCTGCAATACATGAGACAATGGTGAAGGTATGTAGATTATATCTTATATTTCGTACACAAATATAGACAACTGTATGCTAATGTCATTATGCAGGTTAATGCTTATCTGCTTGGAGAATACAGCCATCTTTTGGCCAGACGACCTGGGTGTAGCCCAAAGGACATTTTTGTCATTATACATGAGAAGCTTCCTACTGTATCGTGAGTATTTCTATTTCTATacatctatgttttcttttgtgatcatcatcttttttttttgtttctacagGACTCCAACAATATCCATTCTTCTCTCAACATACGCAAAGATTTTGATGCACTCTCAACCACCAGATCTCGAATTACAAAACCAGATCTGGGCAATATTCAGCAAGTGAGTTTATAATAAATACTGAGATACAACAAAGAGCTGTACAGCTATTCATTTTCAATAGCACACTTGCAAAAATTTAAAAACTTCTAAAACCCAtcttagaaggactaaaggttagaaaggagaagtaatgaagctatgagttgagaaaagagtaatcacagcaaggtctctaaaacagacctgctgttcaaaacggatttactccaaaatctaaaacagaaacatagctttaactaaattttatagaaaactatgattgttcaggattccagaactataaagaactccttctaactccaaaggatgaattaaatatgaattttacaaaaaggtgtatcacttctatctccaacaagacagtcaagtgaggttggccaattctacccaacttgtgagtagaattcgtccaaaccaaaattcagagaagtaaaggacatacaaatgaaagtctcagagttggaattgaatgaaaagcatttcccaagctccggatataaaattcacattgtggacaatcacaacactagtaaaagctggtgactgcccactgatctggagtctggatcaattctaaccaatttataattggaaataacaccccatctgctccagatcttaaattcataatatcaggaacatatagaaacttggaatcactctggatccttttccaagccttataaatgatgaaaacaaaatgacatatcagaacagacccggatcagacctaacagcaaacaTTCCATTCTTGCACATAGATAACGTCCTTACCAGTGAAGTTGGgctgcttaagaaagttagccaactcaatttgtgaactttgggaactagtttggggtccgtttgagttctatagctcaaggtatgatttttacaatatgactatagatctgatggaaaacagaatcatagCCACCCGTTTTGGATTTTTCTTATAGATTGCTTTTTAATGTTAATCAAAATACAACTGTTTCAAGGAACTCAAAACCTCATCAAAAACAAAGATCAAACACATATTGGTCAATGGGTTCACTTTCAGATAGAAGTATGGCTGATTTAATAAAAATCCCAGagcacaacaacaacaatcaaatTCAAAACAATGAGGATCATAGACTTTGTGCTGAAGCATCAAGAAATGAAATTGAAGTTTTGAAAAGTAATCTTTCAAGGTTGGGAACGCAAGTGGAAATGTCAGATTTGGAGTTGGAGTCTCTTCGTAAGCAAATACTTAAAGAGAATAAACGAGGACAAGATATGTTGAAGAAAGTAACTGAACTTCAGGAGGAGAAAGAAGCACTTGAAGAGGAAAGGAAAAAAGATATTGCTACAATGAAGGAGTTTTATGGTGAACTAGACATATGTATGAGTAGAAAGAAACAGACATCAGTTACTTCATTGTTGTATGtaatgaaaaagaaaacaaagggcATAAATGTAAATTAACTTAGGAGCAGTAAGAAGCTTTAAGTTTAAGATAAGGTTAAGCTTTAAGGTTAAGCTTGCATAAAGAGACACTAACGtgcttcttttttacttaatagaGTTAAtgggtaaaacacttaatctacacAACTTTATGGGGCTGTTTCTTTTTCATGTTTGTACCGTTAACATTAGGTTACTCCTCTTCAATTCAGTTGGTTTCTTATAGGCAAAAAGAATGGTATTAATTTGTTTCTTTAGTTTTAATAGCAGAAAGTGAAAGATGGAAGAGTTTGGGAGGTTGAAAAGGGATTATTTGATAAAGATTCCCCTGAACAAAATTCATGGCAGGCATTTCCTGAGGAGAATCCCACAAAAAACTCCAAATCTATTAGAATAAGATTATAAGAAACAATGGGCACCAAAACAAGCAAGCAGCTGAAGGCCGCACCACCAGATGGGGTTTTGGAGAAGAAAGCTTCACAACGGTTCCTGCCTCTGCTAGTTCTCACTCTCAGGTAAACACAACACCTAATATCCCTATCATCACCACTAATTCCGGGCGTTCTAGTTATGGGGAggagttcaaaaacaaagaaagtaattcagcTTCACGACCTGCTGGATGGGCTGGTTTctagtattattattatataaaatcatGTGTTAAAAAGATACTTGTCTCGTGATCATGTGTtaaaaaattcagttttttttAGAAGAATGTTTGCCATAATGGAACCAAAACCTCTGGGAAAAAGCAGTCTTTTTAAGCTTTATGAACAATAACAGAGCTGATTTGGAAAAGGGGGACAATGAAAAAAAAGACAAACTTACCCATGAACTGACTTTTTGTTAGGCTTTGAAAGTTCTGAACAAATTGACCCAAGCACTTTAATGTCTGATAGAGGAATAGAAAGTGAAAAGTGAGTGTACAATCACATAAATGGAAAGTTTGACTTATaagttaaaatttataaaatagaGTTGACCTGTGGTGAGGAAACATTAGCATTAATTTTTTATCTTAGTAAGCTTATTTACACTTTAATGAATAGATTGAAAATGAATTTGTTACTTTCTTTCATAATGATCAAAAACTACCTCAATAGATATGGAATTAAATTACCTTGCAATAGAGGAAGCTGACATATGCCTTCTTTCATATTCATTAGCTAGGCAGGTAAAAAACTGTAAAAGAGTAAATTTCTAGTGAGGGCCATAAATTCACAGTCATGTGTACGTCAGGTGATGTTATAAGGTCTGACTTAGGTGAGATGGCTCTTTCAAGCATTtcgtcaaacagttggagtgcatagctCCTCCCCTTTCTTTTTTGATCTATTTATTGGAATTATCACCACTTTGAGAGCATACAACTCCATTCTTCTTTTCAAAACATATAATTCAGCAAATAAGTTAACATATAAGGGTAGGAATACGAACTTAAGACTAAaactgaaaacaaaatgacaaacCCCATCTCTCTTTGTAATCTTGAATTGGCTCAATagctagaaaaaaaaaagaattaaaattgATCAAAAACTACCTCAATAGCTTATTTACATCACATATAAGAGACTATATAACGTTAGTTTAAATAGTTGGTTCTTGATTTTAAGAAGTTATTTTTGTAACCTAgctatatatattaataattggATACCTGTTACATGTGGTTGATAGATAGCTTCCCAAACAGCAGCTAGTTCTAAGCCAATAGCTATAAGCTGAAACGTGAAATAAAGTTGTTTACAGAGATGAGAAGTAGATACAGGAAAAAATCAGAGGCATAAAGTAGAAATTGACAATACTAGATGAAATCGCACATTTAGGGAAAAATCATAATCCTTTTTCTTGATTGAGAAGATGAAGTCGAGATATGAATGAGAAATTACGTGCCCccttatttgttgaatgactgaaGAAATAGGGCAGGGTAGAAGCGTCCTTTTCATACCTTAGTGCAATCAAACCTTGGGCTTGTAAACCTGAGGAGTCTTAGTAAATGTATTAGGGTGGGGAAGAGGTGGAACGGTGAGCCTGAGGAgttgatatctaatcttatgtacCAATGGTGATATATGTCATTCTTCTATGACGAGTATGAGAGATATTATTTGATAGGTGTGTAGTCGCCGATGTTCTAGCCTGAGGAGTCACAACACCATTactatttcaaatgtgttatgtttgattagggtttgcacatagaaggaagtgaaagtcgattggagaggaaggggtttgcagagagaaagaagggagagaatgaagtcGATTTTGGAGGGTAGAGAgcagagaggaagaggaagcgggtgttcaaaattttgggggatttagtttccccccttacctatcaaggaggcgcgtttattaaaattataaagcgacatttgtagaggacgctctttttattataggtgccctccgtgtttttaatatttttacaccagacactaatttaagggcactcagtaatgcgcgacctaaatccttaaaatttttgaagagatgacacttttttaatgtcgctctctaatgcgtaacataaatcaaagagcgtcgtgttttgcgcgtcgtaaaaggccttttttcttgtagtggtataAATGAAATGACAACTAAATATAATCGAAAACATTACCTCGTGTTGATTAGAAATAACACACAAATCCAAGCCTGCTTGTAATTCTAGATCATCATGTAATAGTTCCAAGAACCACTTCCAGTTAAGCTTGTTCTCAATTTCAACTACAACCTAAGCAATGGGATACACATGGTTATTTGCATCCCTCCCTATGGTAGTTAGCATCTCACCTTTATATTGTCCCTTCAAAAAAATTTCGTCAAGCCTAATAACTCTTGGACAACCAACTTTCCATCCTTCTTTGATAGCCTTAAAACATGTATACATTCTATAGAAAGTAGTAGTGTTATTAGGGTTTACAGTGACAGATATTTGAATTGTACTCCCTAAATTGGATCTCATTAACTCATGTCCATAATCCCATACTTTTGCATAGTGATCACTTAACTTTCCATCTATCAAAGAAATTTCCTTAAAGTTTGCTCTATAACATTTTAGGCATGAAACCTTGCAATGGAGCCTGCTTTGAATAATAGCTTACATTTCCTTACATTTTAGATTTGGTTTCCTAATCATCTCCTTCAGAAAATGCCTAGTTATCCATGTGGGATCCATAAGTTTAGTACTACAGAAATTCCTAACACAAGTATGTTGCTtaactaatttttttatttgGAATGATCTTTCAGTGCTCATCCATGAGGCCCTTACCACAACGGGACATTGAAATTTCTCAGGGTCACTTGCACATACAACCACAAGCCTTACACTATCACATTTCTTGAACCTAATTGGATAACCCCTACTTATAGAGTAATTTATCAAACAAACCTTTAGCTGGTGTGGTGATTCATATCTCTCCCCACGACCTTGTAACACTCGTTTTTGAAAGTACTCGGTTATCGCTTCGGAGGACAAGGGTATAGGCGTAATGTGACGATTCGGCATTTTATGGGTATCGGGTCTTATAAGGAAGGGTTTAGGCTTGGGTTGtagctaggagcatagggcttcCCGCCaacttttcgtggatataaagttcgtcggaaacggacttacaATGAAGAAGTTATTGGCATTACTGGTCCCTAATGGAGAAAGATGGAAAGAAAgtaccatgcatgcaaggtggtaGGCGCGAAAGTACGCCCATCGTAAGCTGGGCTACGCCCAACATAGAAGAGTAAATAGACGCTACATAGaggtacgcggtgcgtactccATTCAAacttaaaccctaaaatttagggtgtgccactataaaaggaataatatGCCTCAATGGTCAGCCTCCATTTCACCCTTAGACAgccaccacgaaaccctaatccttccttgagtgttcttggagctttgaaGGCCATTAGAGACCATTTTGGTGTTGAAGAGCCATTTTCCAAGCAAGTGAAGAGCAAAGCAAGGTGGTGTTTCAAAGGAGAAGTTGTAGATCCGAGATTGTTGTTCCATTCCAGATCACCTTGAGGTATAAAGCCTTAAACTTTCCTcaagtatgcttagatctagtgtagtgtTGTTTTGGACTCTTTTTAGTTCCAAGAATGGGCCTTTATGACTCAAGTTTGTTTCTAAGCCAAGAGGTGCCACTCTCAGCGATATTCatgtcccataagcagtaaagtttcgACCTTTAAGGTCCTTTTATGTCCATGCATGAATTTGGAGTCATTCATGGAAGTTAGTTGCTATATTTCAAGTTTGGTCTTACTTGGTGGGTTACAAGCCATCAGGTAATCGACTTTATGAATTAATACGTTAAAGAGGACTTGAATATGTGATTATAGCCTTTGGAATAGCGTATTAAGTGCTTAGtgggaaaagtgacctaacagagacgtacgttgggcgtaaatgcAAGTACGCGCAGCATACAAGTCATACAGCCTATACGCTTAGCGTATAGAGGAGTACTCCCCGCGTACTCATCAGATATGGGCTTGGTATGTTTTGGGCCTCAGATTGGGCCATACATTGGACTTTGGTTCTTTGGGCgttagtgggccatcagaagtcagataatTTGGACCAAGAATATGTTTAGGCTTAGGATAAGGCCTATTAGAGGGATTGTCCAATTTAGCAAagtgggccattagtgggtcCACTAGTCGGCTTGGGAAGCATACTTAGTGTTGGGCCTTTTTTATATTATGGTTTTGGGCTttagatatggaccaagttggactaggggtaaaatggtcattttaccctaaggaggatTATTGGGATTGGACTAATTGTTATTTTGGGTAATGGTAGCTCAAAGAGTTGAGAGATCAGCAGTGCGGGGATATGCCAGCTAGCAGCGAGAGGTTTATTCACAGGATTCTACAGttagcttgtgaggtgagttttctccagtaggaacgggtcgaaggcattAATGTCGGCCCGCTTATGTATGTTAGTTTATACCGGATTTAGATCCGATGTCGGGGTTAGCTCGATGTAGTTTATATGCTTCCGGATTACGATCcgatgccgggtggggcccgaggaaggtttatatgtatgtttccgaACTACGGTTCGATGCCGGGTGGTACCCGAGGAAGGAATGTGTGtgtagttatacttgttgtctttgtgatacttgtatgtgcctagtagggaggtgagtgtgggcggggcccgtatctcatcactagctgagtgtggacggggttccatatcccATTAgcagcagagtaggggcgaggcccaagataggcggggCCTTGAGACTAACAATTATAGTGTTGTGTTTGTCTATATGTACTAGCttgattatgattatatgtttatatgtgtatagcaggcggggcccagagacagaCAAGACCTAGTAAAAATAGATATGTATACCGAGTGGGGCCTGATGTCGGATTCGTCCGatatcgggcggggcccgatgcagcgggctaggcccaatgtttccagtatgtgattatgtgtatggtatgtggtagtttggggagactcaatAAGCTTCGTGCACTACAAATAAAAAACCATTTAGTGGCACACGTTTTCTATGGCACTTAATTTTTGTACCACTAATTCACGTTTTTAGTGGCACTATACAAGTGCaattaaaggaaaaaaaatatttaactCTCATATCTTCCCTCTTTCCACATTTTCTTAAACATAACCTCGCTTTCAAGTTACGTACCTCTCTATCTATCTCTAaaaaagaaagggaaaatgacttataaacCCAACGAAGTTTTCAAACCGTTCCAAAAACCCAATTATGTTTTATCTGTTCAAGAAAACCCAACGAactaacattttgtctaaaaaaaccCAACTAACTTATACTTTGTTCACTTTTCATTTAGGGTCAACAATTAATAAAAGTCAACGAATGACATGGTTTATGACGTGTAATTAAATATTggaaaatgacttgtaagacTAACGAAGTTTCAAATCcgttcaaaaaacctcaatcaTTTTTTGTTTGTTGAAAAAAATCCAACGAACTTACGCTTTTGTTCAATTCTCATTAGAGGCAACCAGATTCATTATGTATACAACTAGTTGGCAAATGACATGACATTATATTTAATAACATGAAATAAATAGATTAGAATTACGCTTTATATATCGATTTAGGGTTTCGAGAAGAGAAAAACAAACGGTGTCTGTGTTCGAACTCTTGTAATAGCTACTTCTTATTCTTCCTCTCAATCGTTGATGTCCAACTCAATATCTACAAAAAAGATATTTGATGATGAAAACCCTTGTAGATGTGGACGCTCTTCTTGGATTTGGACATCTTGAACGGAGGATCATccagaaaaaaaaagtttagggCTAAATCGATATATAAAGGGCAATTTTAATCTCTTTATTCCATGTCATTAAACATAATGTCATGTCATTTACCAACTAGTTGTATACCAAATGAATCTGGTTGCCTCTAATGAGAATTGAACAAAAGCATAAGTTCATTGGGTTTTTTTCAACCAACAAAACATGATTGGGGTTTTGTGAACAGTTTTGAAACTTCGTtggtcttacaagtcattttcTGATATTTAATTACACGTCATAAGCCATGTCATTCGTTGACTTTCATTAGCCGGTTGACCATAAATGAGAAGTGTAAGTTAGTTgggctttttagacaaaatgttaagttcgttgggttttctTGAACAGACAAAACAGAATTGAGGTTTTTTAAACGATTTGGAAACTTCATTGCCTTATAATTCATTTTCCCAAAAAGAAACGCATTGATCACCACCATTTCGCATCTACGTCACCTACCGCCTTCTCCTCCGTCTACAATGGCCTCGCCACGTTCTCTACCACCACCATTAACCCTATTCGTCACATATTCTCCCCAATTTAAACAAATGTCAATCAACTGAACTGCAAAGAATAAACACACACTTCGCAAATGAGTTGCTCATTCTTCGGTGTTTTTCATGATCTAAAAGCTTTTCCTTCTCCTCCGATTGATGGATTGACGTTCTGGTTCCCGACGGTGGTACTACCAGGTCATATATGCTACTACGTCTCCATTGATTCTCCCTCATTTCCTCTTAACTATGTATTTGTATTtgcatatatttatatttatataattaaaaaagagGTCTTTGACTTCGTTGTGGTTTTTTCCTGATCCCTAAGACAATTCGGTCATTCCTACTTGTGTGTTTTGACTTTTTATCTCATCGACTGCCAAAAATAGCGAATATTGAGTTACTCAATCCCTGCACAAAAACACAGAGTATGATCAATATTCTGCACTTTAAAttgaaattaatttattaatatatcctTACTTTTCTTCTAGTTCATACAGAAATGGCTTCAATTTCTTCGAGTCCTCGTACAGTAGAAGAGATTTTTAAAGATTATAGCGGTTGTCATGTCGGGATAGTTCGTGCTTTAACTCATGGTAATTCAATTTGTAACCTTAACCCTAGTTTTAACCCCAAAAGCTTCCGATTTTCACTTGCTAGTttctaactttattttttttttcatttatttttctcAAATGTTGACGAATTCTATGGCATTTGTGATCTACTTTCCTTTTGAATAGTTTGTCATATCATTTTTT is a window of Lactuca sativa cultivar Salinas chromosome 1, Lsat_Salinas_v11, whole genome shotgun sequence DNA encoding:
- the LOC128126925 gene encoding uncharacterized protein LOC128126925 encodes the protein MQRGHNKLCCKNASINPTPKPKKKIGRPRLNLELTNCTRGGRGSKRGSRGSGRRSTSVYEKCESFGISKKKEHGIERQFITQTTPDVESEFVPQKNIKIDVEETQEENDEDGVKDDEQHLLLIVNIFQKNIEVDVEGDGLDMTDMDQILHELSYLRESKDNEAEILLCINITQSQLKEFDALLHQSKKVTKEDNDENKEESNYEDGVKETQEDNDEDGAEDDEEGVDDTQVRVRSRKPSERIIENMLKKIMVDKKGIGMALEKPLTLD